One segment of Pseudomonas asgharzadehiana DNA contains the following:
- the ppa gene encoding inorganic diphosphatase, protein MSYSKIPAGKDLPNDIYVAIEIPANHAPIKYEIDKDSDCLFVDRFMATPMFYPANYGFIPNTLADDGDPLDVLVVTPYPVTPGSVIRARPVGILNMTDDGGGDAKVIAVPHDKLSQLYVDVKEYTDLPPLLLEQIKHFFENYKDLEKGKWVKIDGWGNADAARAEIMKSVAAYKG, encoded by the coding sequence ATGAGCTACAGCAAGATTCCGGCTGGCAAAGACCTGCCGAACGACATCTACGTCGCCATCGAGATTCCGGCCAACCACGCGCCGATCAAATACGAAATCGACAAAGACAGCGACTGCCTGTTCGTTGACCGTTTCATGGCCACCCCGATGTTCTATCCGGCCAACTACGGTTTCATCCCTAACACCCTGGCTGACGACGGTGACCCCCTCGACGTGCTCGTGGTGACCCCTTACCCGGTTACCCCAGGCTCGGTTATCCGCGCACGCCCAGTCGGCATCCTGAACATGACCGACGACGGCGGCGGCGATGCCAAAGTGATCGCAGTCCCGCACGACAAGCTCTCCCAGCTGTACGTGGACGTGAAGGAATACACCGATCTGCCGCCATTGCTGCTGGAACAGATCAAGCACTTCTTTGAAAACTACAAAGACCTCGAAAAAGGCAAATGGGTGAAGATCGACGGTTGGGGCAACGCAGACGCCGCCCGCGCCGAGATCATGAAGTCGGTCGCTGCCTATAAAGGCTGA